In Fusobacterium massiliense, a single window of DNA contains:
- the mtaB gene encoding tRNA (N(6)-L-threonylcarbamoyladenosine(37)-C(2))-methylthiotransferase MtaB: MSFSKKVAFHTLGCKVNQYETESIKNQLLKKGYEEVSFEESSDIYIINSCTVTSIADRKTRNMLRRAKKINPAAKVIVTGCYAQTNSREILEIEDVDFVIDNKNKSNIVNFVGAIEDISFEREKNGNIFQEKEYQEYEFATLREMTRAYVKIQDGCNQFCSYCKIPFARGKSRSRKKENILNEIQKLIEDGFKEVILIGINLGAYGEDFESGETFETLLEDILKIDGLKRIRIGSVYPDKISDKFIELFKNKNLMPHLHISLQSCDDTVLKNMRRSYGSSLIRESLLKLKSEVKNIEFTADVIVGFPKEEEEMFINTYKIIEEIGFSGLHIFQYSDREGTIANNMEGKVPNNIKKERADRLSTLKHVMMKETREKYLGEILEVLVEEEKNGEYLGYTDNYLRVRFKSEKKELLNSLVKIKIIEIEDEILIGKEDNTNNE, from the coding sequence ATGAGTTTTTCTAAAAAGGTTGCTTTTCACACTCTGGGGTGTAAGGTTAATCAATATGAAACAGAAAGTATAAAAAATCAACTGTTAAAAAAAGGGTATGAAGAGGTTTCTTTTGAAGAATCGTCAGACATATATATAATTAACTCTTGTACAGTTACAAGTATAGCAGATAGAAAAACTAGAAATATGCTTAGAAGAGCAAAAAAAATAAATCCTGCAGCTAAAGTTATAGTTACAGGTTGTTATGCTCAAACAAATAGTAGGGAAATTTTAGAAATAGAAGATGTAGATTTTGTTATTGATAACAAAAATAAAAGTAATATAGTAAACTTTGTTGGAGCTATAGAAGATATAAGTTTTGAAAGAGAAAAAAATGGAAATATTTTTCAAGAAAAAGAATATCAAGAATACGAATTTGCAACTTTGAGAGAAATGACAAGAGCTTATGTGAAAATACAAGATGGTTGTAATCAATTCTGCTCATACTGTAAAATTCCTTTTGCAAGAGGGAAAAGTAGATCAAGAAAAAAAGAGAATATATTGAATGAAATTCAAAAGCTAATTGAAGATGGATTTAAAGAAGTTATTTTAATTGGGATAAATTTAGGTGCTTATGGAGAAGATTTTGAAAGTGGAGAAACTTTTGAAACTTTATTGGAAGATATATTGAAAATAGACGGATTGAAAAGAATTAGAATAGGTTCGGTGTATCCGGATAAAATTTCAGATAAATTTATTGAATTATTTAAAAACAAAAATTTAATGCCACATTTACATATATCTTTGCAATCTTGTGATGATACAGTTCTTAAAAATATGAGAAGGAGCTATGGAAGTTCACTTATAAGAGAAAGTCTCTTAAAATTAAAATCAGAAGTAAAAAATATAGAGTTTACAGCTGATGTTATAGTAGGTTTTCCAAAAGAAGAAGAAGAAATGTTTATAAACACATATAAAATTATAGAGGAAATAGGATTTTCTGGACTTCATATTTTCCAATACTCAGATAGAGAAGGAACTATTGCAAATAATATGGAAGGGAAAGTTCCAAATAATATTAAGAAAGAAAGAGCAGATAGATTAAGTACCCTAAAACATGTTATGATGAAAGAGACTAGAGAAAAATATCTAGGTGAAATACTTGAAGTGTTGGTAGAAGAAGAAAAAAATGGGGAGTATTTAGGATATACAGATAATTATCTTAGGGTGAGATTTAAATCTGAAAAAAAAGAACTCTTAAATAGTTTGGTAAAAATAAAAATAATAGAAATAGAAGATGAAATTTTAATAGGTAAGGAGGATAATACTAACAATGAGTAA